The Faecalibacter sp. LW9 genome has a segment encoding these proteins:
- the murI gene encoding glutamate racemase, translating into MNDNRPIGVFDSGVGGLTFAKEIKRLLPNESIIYFGDTQHLPYGEKSKEAITRFSVDITNFLKSHNCKAILVACNSATANSIDAIKEAAGNDIIVIDVISPVAEKVAFELREKIGVIATKATINSGAYKRSIRRFNKHVKVIEMATPLLVPVIEEGYANTPISKAVLETYLNHKKFEDIDSIILGCTHYPLVEKEINQVFGGKVNIINSPLIVVNHLIYLLDREGKLASPDQKATYDFFLSDYTDNFLKVSKRFFGKDIHLIEKRLDQQPAL; encoded by the coding sequence ATGAATGATAACAGACCAATTGGAGTTTTTGACTCTGGTGTAGGTGGATTAACTTTTGCAAAAGAAATTAAACGTTTATTGCCAAATGAGAGCATCATCTATTTTGGCGATACACAGCATTTACCGTATGGTGAAAAATCGAAAGAAGCCATCACTCGTTTTTCGGTTGATATTACTAATTTTCTGAAGTCCCATAATTGTAAAGCTATTTTAGTGGCTTGCAATTCGGCAACAGCAAATTCTATAGATGCCATTAAAGAGGCAGCAGGAAATGACATCATTGTGATTGATGTGATTTCACCAGTAGCGGAAAAAGTAGCTTTTGAATTACGTGAAAAAATTGGGGTCATTGCAACGAAAGCGACTATTAATTCTGGAGCATACAAACGTTCCATTCGAAGATTCAACAAACATGTGAAAGTAATCGAAATGGCAACTCCATTATTAGTCCCTGTTATTGAAGAAGGTTATGCCAATACGCCTATCTCTAAAGCTGTGTTAGAAACATATCTCAATCATAAAAAATTTGAGGATATCGATTCGATTATATTAGGTTGTACGCATTATCCATTGGTTGAAAAAGAAATCAATCAAGTCTTTGGAGGAAAAGTGAACATTATTAATTCTCCTTTAATCGTGGTCAATCATTTAATTTATTTATTGGATCGTGAAGGTAAATTAGCTTCGCCCGATCAAAAAGCAACATATGATTTCTTTTTGTCTGACTATACGGATAACTTCTTGAAAGTGTCGAAAAGATTTTTTGGAAAAGATATTCATTTAATCGAAAAAAGATTAGATCAACAACCGGCTTTATAA
- a CDS encoding GH3 auxin-responsive promoter family protein, with product MKAFLAQLFAKYIVNKDQKWIDRPQETQEKILMNLIKSAKNTTFGRDHHFDEIKSYDDFKQRVPIRDYEGLKPYFDAMVEGKADVLWPGQPIYLAKTSGTTSGTKYIPLTKESIPYHINSARNALLHYIHETKNAHFLNGKLIFLQGSPILEEKNGLKFGRLSGIVAHYVPKYLQTNRMPSWETNCIEEWETKVDAVVKETIPENMTLISGIPPWLIMYFERLLEVSGKENIQSLFPELQLMVTGGVNYEPYRDKVNQLIGHPIDCIQTYPASEGFIAYQNTQKEEDLLLLLNNGMFYEFVPVEEFFDDHPTRLSIQDVKVGVDYVLILNTNAGLWGYNIGDTVRFTSTHPYKIVVSGRIKHFTSAFGEHVIAHEVEQALQKTLAQYPASVNEFTVAPQVNPSQGLPYHEWFIEFETYPNDMKAFSKELDEQMRLQNVYYNDLITGNILRPLVLTSLEKNAFQVYMKSIGKLGGQNKVPRLANDRSIADEFYRLNLTNNSQ from the coding sequence ATGAAGGCTTTTTTAGCACAGCTTTTTGCGAAATATATCGTCAATAAAGATCAAAAATGGATTGATCGTCCACAAGAAACACAAGAAAAAATCTTGATGAACCTGATTAAATCGGCAAAAAATACCACTTTTGGTCGAGATCATCATTTTGATGAAATCAAATCGTATGATGATTTTAAGCAGCGTGTTCCAATCCGTGATTATGAAGGATTGAAACCGTATTTTGATGCGATGGTAGAAGGTAAAGCAGATGTTTTATGGCCTGGTCAACCCATTTATTTAGCGAAAACATCCGGAACTACATCTGGTACTAAATATATTCCGCTAACCAAAGAATCTATACCTTATCATATTAATTCTGCTCGTAATGCCTTATTGCACTATATCCATGAAACAAAAAATGCTCATTTCTTAAATGGTAAATTAATTTTTTTACAAGGAAGTCCAATCCTTGAAGAAAAAAATGGGTTGAAATTCGGTCGCTTATCAGGTATCGTTGCCCATTATGTACCAAAATATCTTCAAACCAATCGTATGCCTTCATGGGAGACCAATTGTATTGAAGAATGGGAAACGAAAGTAGATGCAGTTGTAAAGGAAACGATTCCAGAAAACATGACATTAATATCTGGTATTCCACCATGGCTAATCATGTATTTTGAACGTTTGTTGGAGGTGTCTGGAAAAGAAAATATACAATCGTTGTTTCCAGAGTTACAATTGATGGTTACAGGAGGAGTTAATTATGAACCCTATCGTGACAAAGTAAATCAGCTTATCGGACATCCTATCGATTGTATTCAAACTTATCCTGCATCAGAAGGTTTTATCGCTTATCAAAACACCCAAAAGGAAGAAGATCTTTTATTATTGTTAAACAATGGAATGTTTTATGAATTTGTTCCGGTAGAAGAATTCTTTGATGATCATCCTACTCGTTTGTCTATCCAAGATGTCAAAGTTGGGGTAGACTATGTTTTGATTTTAAATACCAATGCAGGTTTATGGGGATATAATATTGGAGATACTGTACGTTTTACTTCAACACATCCGTACAAAATAGTGGTTTCTGGACGAATTAAACATTTTACTTCTGCTTTTGGAGAACATGTAATTGCACATGAAGTAGAACAAGCTTTACAAAAAACTTTAGCCCAATATCCCGCCAGTGTAAACGAATTTACGGTGGCTCCTCAGGTTAATCCATCACAAGGATTACCTTACCATGAATGGTTTATAGAATTTGAAACCTATCCTAATGATATGAAGGCTTTTTCGAAGGAGCTAGACGAACAAATGCGTTTACAAAACGTATATTACAATGATTTAATCACTGGAAATATTTTGCGTCCGTTAGTCTTAACTTCTTTAGAAAAAAATGCTTTCCAAGTGTATATGAAATCCATTGGAAAATTAGGTGGACAAAATAAGGTCCCTCGATTGGCCAATGATCGTAGTATCGCGGATGAGTTTTACCGTTTGAATCTCACAAATAACTCACAATAA
- the hemB gene encoding porphobilinogen synthase, with the protein MFIHNRHRRLRQNESIRSMIRENHLSTNDFILPLFIAEGKDVRVEIPSMPGIYRNSLENVVKEAKEAWDLGIKSVNLYCKVSDSLKDNTGKEAWNPNGLMQNTIKAIKDACPEMIIMPDVALDPYSIYGHDGIVENGRVINDATVDALVRMSLSHAEAGADFLAPSDMMDGRIGAMRDALEENGFDNVGIMSYAAKYASSFYGPFREALDSAPVDTMDIPKDKKTYQMDFHNAEEALREAIADVEEGADILMVKPGMAYLDIVRLVKENLQVPVSVYQVSGEYAMIKAAAEKGWIEHDKIMLETLTCMKRAGADLITTYFAKEAARLLNDR; encoded by the coding sequence ATGTTCATTCATAATAGACATAGAAGACTTCGTCAAAACGAATCTATTCGTAGTATGATTCGTGAAAATCATTTATCAACGAATGATTTTATTTTACCATTATTTATTGCTGAAGGAAAAGACGTTCGCGTTGAGATTCCATCGATGCCAGGAATTTATAGAAATTCGTTAGAAAATGTGGTAAAAGAAGCTAAAGAAGCTTGGGACTTAGGAATTAAATCGGTGAACTTATATTGTAAAGTAAGTGACAGTTTAAAAGATAATACAGGAAAAGAAGCTTGGAATCCGAATGGATTAATGCAAAATACAATCAAAGCGATTAAAGATGCTTGTCCAGAGATGATTATTATGCCAGATGTTGCGTTGGATCCATATTCTATTTACGGACATGATGGTATCGTTGAAAATGGACGTGTAATTAATGATGCGACGGTTGATGCCTTAGTTCGTATGTCCTTATCTCATGCCGAAGCTGGAGCTGACTTTTTAGCACCTTCAGATATGATGGATGGACGTATTGGTGCGATGCGTGATGCATTAGAGGAAAACGGTTTTGATAACGTTGGAATTATGTCTTATGCCGCAAAATATGCTTCTTCTTTTTACGGACCATTTCGTGAAGCATTAGACAGTGCTCCAGTGGATACGATGGATATTCCGAAAGATAAAAAAACATATCAAATGGATTTTCATAATGCAGAAGAAGCTTTACGAGAAGCCATTGCTGACGTGGAAGAAGGTGCTGATATTTTAATGGTTAAACCAGGAATGGCCTATTTAGACATTGTTCGTTTGGTCAAAGAAAATTTACAAGTTCCTGTTTCAGTTTATCAAGTTTCAGGAGAATACGCGATGATTAAAGCAGCAGCAGAAAAAGGATGGATTGAACACGATAAAATCATGTTAGAAACTTTAACGTGTATGAAACGTGCAGGTGCTGACTTGATAACAACATACTTCGCAAAAGAAGCCGCTCGTTTATTGAACGATCGTTAA
- the hemW gene encoding radical SAM family heme chaperone HemW, which translates to MAGIYIHIPYCKQKCSYCDFHFSTNLSSKSTMVEAIIKELEMRKNEISTPIETIYFGGGTPSILQSHELDAIFYALHKQYDLSQIKEVTLEANPDDLTKEKLKFFQSTPINRFSIGVQSFFEEDLRLMNRAHNAQEAENCIQMAQDFGFDNLTIDLIYGSNTTTHEMWHQNLQKAVDLGINHISSYALTVEEKTTLDHKIEKGEWKPISDQHQSEQFDDLVQFLERQGFIQYEISNFGKPGYFSQHNSNYWKGVPYIGIGPSAHSYKGNQRAWNVANNAKYIHSISNNQLPIEIENLSLIDQYNEQVMIGLRTIYGIDPNIILKRYGLKINDYFQHELKELINENLVQQIDGKIILTKEAKFFADGIASRLFYVD; encoded by the coding sequence TATCCACATCCCTTATTGCAAGCAGAAATGCAGTTATTGTGATTTTCATTTCTCAACAAATTTGAGTTCGAAATCAACTATGGTTGAAGCAATTATCAAAGAGTTAGAAATGCGAAAAAATGAAATTTCTACACCCATTGAAACCATTTATTTTGGGGGTGGAACTCCTTCTATATTGCAATCCCATGAATTGGATGCCATCTTTTATGCACTCCATAAACAGTATGATTTATCCCAAATCAAAGAAGTAACGCTTGAAGCTAATCCCGATGATTTAACGAAAGAAAAATTAAAATTCTTTCAATCCACTCCAATTAATCGTTTCTCGATTGGAGTACAATCCTTCTTTGAAGAGGATTTAAGACTGATGAATCGAGCGCATAATGCTCAAGAAGCAGAAAATTGCATCCAAATGGCACAGGATTTTGGATTTGATAATTTAACCATTGATTTGATATATGGTTCTAATACGACCACACATGAGATGTGGCACCAAAATCTTCAAAAAGCAGTAGACTTAGGGATTAACCATATCTCATCCTATGCTTTAACAGTGGAAGAAAAAACCACATTGGATCATAAAATTGAAAAAGGTGAATGGAAACCCATTAGCGATCAACACCAGTCCGAACAATTCGATGACTTGGTTCAATTTTTAGAACGCCAAGGGTTTATTCAGTATGAAATCTCAAATTTTGGAAAACCAGGCTATTTTTCGCAACATAATTCCAACTATTGGAAAGGGGTACCATATATCGGAATTGGACCTTCAGCTCACTCATACAAAGGAAATCAAAGAGCTTGGAATGTAGCAAACAATGCCAAGTATATCCATTCAATATCCAACAATCAGTTGCCCATCGAAATCGAAAATTTATCCCTAATCGATCAATACAATGAACAGGTTATGATAGGTCTTCGTACCATTTATGGAATAGACCCAAACATTATTTTAAAACGTTATGGTTTAAAAATAAATGATTATTTTCAACACGAATTAAAAGAATTAATCAACGAAAATTTAGTGCAACAAATTGACGGTAAAATTATTTTAACCAAAGAAGCAAAATTTTTCGCCGATGGCATAGCTTCTCGCCTATTTTACGTCGATTAA
- the rocD gene encoding ornithine--oxo-acid transaminase — MSTTYSAEELIGLEEKHGAHNYHPLSVVLEKGEGVYVWDVNGKRYFDFLSAYSAVNQGHSHPRIISKLKEQADKLTLTSRAFYNAELGIYEKFVTELFGYDKILPMNTGAEAVETALKIARKWGYEKKGIPAGEGIIVVCKDNFHGRTTTIISFSNDEDARKHFDPYTSGFIAVEYSNAEDFRKVVAENAANICAFLVEPIQGEAGVNVPAEGYLKACYEICQENNILFIADEIQTGIARTGKMLAIDHENIKADMLILGKALSGGAYPVSGVLTRNEVMDVIHPGQHGSTYGGNPLACAVAREALQVVLDEKLADNAEKLGQIFRNEINKMIEEFPIFKAVRGKGLLNAILINDTPESDTAWNFCVKMMENGLLAKPTHGNIIRFAPPLVMNEEQLMECIAIIRKTAHEF, encoded by the coding sequence ATGAGTACGACTTATTCTGCAGAGGAATTAATTGGTTTAGAAGAAAAACATGGAGCACATAACTATCACCCTTTATCAGTGGTTTTAGAAAAAGGTGAAGGAGTTTATGTATGGGATGTCAATGGAAAACGTTATTTTGACTTTTTATCAGCATATTCCGCTGTAAACCAAGGACATTCTCATCCACGAATCATCAGCAAATTAAAAGAACAAGCGGATAAATTAACCTTAACTTCTCGTGCATTTTACAATGCTGAATTGGGAATTTATGAGAAATTTGTAACTGAATTATTCGGTTATGATAAAATTTTACCGATGAATACCGGAGCAGAAGCAGTAGAAACGGCTTTAAAAATTGCACGTAAATGGGGGTATGAGAAAAAAGGAATTCCAGCGGGAGAAGGAATCATTGTGGTATGTAAAGATAATTTCCATGGACGTACAACAACCATTATTTCTTTTTCCAATGATGAAGATGCCCGAAAACATTTCGATCCTTATACTTCTGGCTTTATCGCCGTTGAATACAGTAATGCAGAAGATTTTAGAAAAGTTGTTGCTGAAAATGCTGCAAATATTTGTGCATTCTTAGTTGAACCGATCCAAGGAGAAGCAGGAGTAAATGTTCCGGCGGAAGGTTATTTAAAAGCATGTTACGAAATCTGTCAAGAAAATAATATTCTATTTATCGCTGATGAAATTCAAACAGGTATTGCTCGTACAGGGAAAATGTTAGCCATCGACCATGAAAACATTAAGGCAGATATGTTAATCTTAGGAAAAGCATTATCAGGTGGAGCGTATCCAGTTTCAGGAGTATTAACTCGAAATGAGGTGATGGATGTGATTCACCCTGGACAACACGGATCAACATATGGTGGAAATCCATTAGCATGTGCAGTCGCACGTGAAGCCTTACAAGTTGTTTTAGATGAAAAATTAGCAGATAATGCTGAAAAATTAGGACAAATCTTCAGAAACGAAATCAATAAAATGATTGAAGAATTCCCTATTTTCAAAGCAGTTCGTGGAAAAGGTTTATTAAATGCAATTTTAATCAACGATACACCTGAATCAGACACTGCTTGGAATTTCTGTGTAAAAATGATGGAAAATGGTTTATTAGCAAAACCTACTCATGGTAACATCATTCGTTTTGCTCCACCTTTAGTGATGAATGAAGAACAATTAATGGAATGCATTGCCATCATTCGTAAAACAGCTCATGAATTTTAA
- a CDS encoding M48 family metallopeptidase, protein MSIAITISKKYKKAQKASILWIIIFFITMFISIVLSLVIFGICGYLAYRLLVLFRLGWIALVGAVGLILTGGLIVFFNLKFILHFFQNHEPQGIETNSSDEPELFQLIEETVREMNIKFPNKVYFIEDINASVYYSNNVRSLFIPTPKNLNIGIGLMHMLTKQELKGILAHEFGHFSQKSMAIGNYVGNINRSIHQVLYKENSIHETVEDIARWNAIISFICKGAILYTQMMSFFLKQIYQQLEIQNLALSREMEFNADEIAATIVGYETYERPLTRSRFYDECWNDTKNFYAIHIDEHFYTKNIYTNFNQVVEYRIQSYNYKTYKGLADLSNNDNPYDDLRIEYENLWSSHPEIKERLENIKRLGMVSPIDQTTKATTIIKNLDYYEEALTEDMFIHSSIMRKNELSNDQFISLFVTDEKHYAFPIEFQNYFNEIAFELKSLLNSNIPDDCSSNFYDVFNAVYFEPIFKQNRAYKEIQLLHHLLQQKEFKKVKFETKYYNLKKESSRLFEILTTEAESYQPAIDEIQKTIASYFKSNMDQEKLNQLKELIDQEKQLESHLEFAEEFRESLNWIFEQNHENVIIENLKTVHEKNKALKTRLKEIITFEKIITFYTKEQIDHINSFIHCEQLFYLEGYNNQEVSDLFLAINLLEGFSNAMLFDQKNQFLRQFIPSQETELV, encoded by the coding sequence ATGTCAATTGCTATTACCATCTCTAAAAAGTATAAAAAAGCGCAAAAAGCATCCATTCTTTGGATCATCATCTTTTTTATCACCATGTTTATTTCAATCGTATTGTCACTCGTTATTTTTGGAATTTGTGGCTATTTAGCCTATCGCTTATTAGTTCTCTTCCGCTTGGGGTGGATCGCGTTGGTTGGAGCTGTTGGATTAATTCTTACAGGAGGATTAATTGTCTTTTTTAATCTTAAATTTATTTTACATTTTTTTCAAAACCATGAACCCCAAGGCATTGAAACGAATTCGTCGGATGAACCTGAATTATTTCAGTTGATTGAAGAAACAGTACGTGAAATGAACATTAAATTTCCGAATAAAGTTTACTTTATTGAAGATATCAATGCCTCGGTTTATTATTCCAATAATGTTCGAAGTTTATTCATACCGACACCAAAAAATTTAAATATTGGCATCGGTTTAATGCATATGTTGACCAAACAAGAATTAAAAGGAATTTTAGCCCACGAGTTTGGACATTTTTCACAAAAATCAATGGCTATTGGTAACTATGTAGGCAACATCAACCGTTCAATCCATCAAGTCCTTTACAAGGAAAATTCAATCCACGAAACGGTAGAAGATATCGCTCGATGGAATGCCATCATTTCATTCATATGTAAAGGTGCCATATTATATACACAAATGATGAGCTTTTTTCTGAAGCAAATCTATCAACAACTAGAAATACAAAATTTAGCTTTATCGCGAGAAATGGAATTCAATGCTGATGAGATAGCAGCTACAATCGTTGGTTATGAAACGTATGAAAGACCATTAACTCGAAGTCGATTTTATGATGAATGTTGGAATGATACTAAAAATTTTTATGCCATACATATCGATGAACATTTCTATACCAAAAACATTTACACCAATTTTAATCAGGTCGTAGAATACCGTATCCAATCCTATAACTATAAAACTTACAAAGGATTAGCTGACCTTTCAAACAATGATAACCCTTATGATGATTTACGCATTGAATATGAAAATTTATGGTCATCCCATCCCGAAATCAAAGAACGTTTAGAAAACATCAAACGATTAGGAATGGTGTCTCCAATTGATCAAACGACTAAAGCGACAACCATCATCAAAAATTTAGACTATTATGAAGAAGCGCTAACGGAAGATATGTTCATCCATTCCAGCATTATGCGTAAGAATGAACTTTCAAACGATCAATTTATTTCCCTTTTTGTTACGGATGAAAAACATTACGCTTTTCCAATCGAATTTCAAAACTATTTTAATGAAATAGCATTTGAATTAAAATCCCTTTTGAATTCCAACATTCCTGATGATTGTTCATCAAATTTTTATGATGTATTTAATGCTGTTTATTTTGAACCTATTTTTAAACAAAATAGAGCCTATAAAGAAATTCAATTGTTACATCATTTGTTGCAACAAAAAGAGTTCAAAAAAGTCAAATTTGAAACGAAATACTATAACTTGAAGAAAGAATCGAGTCGATTGTTCGAGATTTTAACTACCGAAGCTGAATCTTATCAACCCGCGATTGATGAAATACAAAAAACAATTGCTTCCTATTTCAAATCAAATATGGATCAAGAAAAATTAAATCAGTTGAAAGAGTTGATTGATCAAGAAAAACAACTAGAATCTCATCTAGAATTTGCTGAGGAATTTAGAGAAAGTTTGAATTGGATTTTTGAACAAAATCATGAAAATGTAATTATAGAAAATTTAAAAACAGTACACGAGAAAAATAAGGCTTTAAAAACACGTTTAAAAGAAATCATAACATTCGAAAAAATCATAACATTTTATACAAAAGAACAAATTGATCATATAAATTCATTTATTCATTGTGAACAACTGTTTTACCTAGAAGGTTATAACAATCAAGAAGTAAGTGATTTGTTTCTAGCCATTAACTTATTGGAAGGTTTTTCAAATGCTATGCTTTTTGATCAAAAAAATCAATTTTTAAGGCAATTCATTCCATCCCAAGAAACGGAACTTGTATAA
- a CDS encoding tetratricopeptide repeat protein, producing MKKYAFSLVAASLLIGCSTRKDTFQNRSYHKMTSWFNGIFNAEEELDKKHTELKTNYVEDYGEVLPIGVNYFKDKNATEEDFGLALMNNSIGGGGTSNNTNVQKPTGYQAVEAKANKVIEKHSMLISGSERNLMIARAYLLIGKSRFFSGKYFEALDALNYVTKNFPKSKFYDEALLYTTLADIKGGNYFDGQEKLLKLYEKENLSKEIKYLVAANYADFLVENELYEEALEPLEKAHYYSRNSTDKARTLFALGQVFSKLGKQEEAGQAFTEVYKMRPGFDMEVKSQLAIASNFDPKINNYSSYKEHILDQSKKGIYTSKKNEFYYAVAEMAYKNQNYDEAIKYSELSLKEPVSDPYIRAKAYENFANTHFSKGNYVYATSYYDSAVTTYAKEKDKNRINEKNTILKNLMQMHYLVERNDSILRIAQLPKEEQEKFFTNHIEKLKKEEEARLVKEQQEMSEFQLGGKTTGFASSFDQGNSNKFYFYNQSLKNSGLAEFQRIWNNPTLKDNWRNSAIPGPTLEDKENELKGNIASGDPRRFELGYYLEKIPKSVKELNDLKITRDTTQLALGTGYFDHFNDTKLSAETLEKLVASPPKQKEIEVQAMYQLYRIHKDRDKVLEEKYKSEILGKYPNTIYAGYILNPEVDFITAETKEALADYEATYQLYKDEKYEEVKARVAQAIEKYPTEIIIAKFALLNAFAVSKTESKENFERALEIVVLAYDKTDEAKRAKQLLEKLKNPTKENFPTVEPQKNQENNEGWSHEEESENVPPPMPGSPIRK from the coding sequence ATGAAAAAATACGCTTTTAGTTTAGTTGCTGCAAGTCTTTTAATCGGATGTTCTACCAGAAAAGATACGTTCCAAAACAGGAGTTATCATAAGATGACGTCTTGGTTCAATGGAATTTTTAATGCGGAAGAAGAACTGGATAAAAAACATACAGAACTTAAAACAAACTATGTAGAAGACTATGGAGAAGTTCTTCCGATTGGCGTGAATTATTTTAAAGATAAAAACGCGACAGAAGAAGATTTTGGATTAGCATTGATGAATAACAGCATCGGTGGTGGTGGAACTTCAAATAATACGAATGTCCAAAAACCAACGGGTTATCAAGCGGTAGAAGCAAAAGCCAATAAAGTCATTGAAAAACATTCCATGTTGATTAGTGGTTCAGAGCGTAATTTAATGATTGCTCGTGCTTATCTTTTAATTGGTAAATCACGTTTTTTTTCAGGCAAATATTTTGAAGCTTTAGATGCTTTGAATTATGTAACGAAGAATTTTCCTAAATCCAAATTTTACGACGAAGCCTTATTATATACGACGTTAGCCGATATTAAAGGTGGAAATTATTTTGATGGTCAAGAGAAATTACTAAAACTCTACGAAAAAGAAAATTTATCCAAAGAGATCAAATACCTTGTGGCTGCCAATTATGCCGATTTCTTGGTTGAAAATGAACTCTATGAAGAAGCTTTAGAGCCATTAGAAAAAGCACATTATTACAGCCGAAATTCAACAGATAAAGCACGTACCTTATTTGCTTTGGGTCAAGTATTTTCCAAATTAGGAAAACAAGAAGAAGCAGGACAAGCCTTTACTGAAGTCTATAAAATGCGTCCCGGATTTGATATGGAAGTCAAATCTCAATTGGCTATCGCTTCAAATTTTGATCCTAAAATCAATAATTACTCATCATACAAAGAACATATCTTAGATCAAAGTAAGAAAGGGATTTATACATCAAAGAAAAACGAATTTTATTATGCTGTAGCAGAAATGGCATATAAAAATCAAAATTATGATGAAGCCATCAAATATTCTGAACTCAGTTTAAAGGAGCCGGTATCTGATCCCTATATTCGCGCAAAAGCTTATGAAAATTTCGCGAATACTCATTTTAGCAAAGGAAATTACGTCTACGCAACTTCCTATTATGATTCCGCGGTCACAACGTATGCCAAAGAAAAAGATAAAAACCGCATCAATGAGAAAAATACGATTCTAAAAAATTTAATGCAGATGCATTATTTGGTAGAACGTAACGATAGTATTTTGCGCATTGCCCAATTGCCTAAAGAAGAGCAAGAAAAATTCTTTACAAACCATATAGAAAAACTAAAGAAGGAAGAAGAAGCTCGATTGGTGAAGGAACAACAAGAAATGTCAGAATTCCAATTGGGAGGTAAAACAACAGGATTCGCATCAAGTTTTGATCAAGGGAATTCAAATAAATTCTATTTCTACAACCAAAGTTTAAAAAATTCAGGGTTAGCTGAATTCCAACGCATTTGGAATAATCCAACCTTAAAGGACAATTGGAGAAATTCAGCAATTCCAGGACCAACGTTGGAAGATAAAGAAAATGAATTAAAAGGAAATATCGCATCAGGAGATCCAAGACGTTTTGAATTAGGATATTATTTAGAAAAAATACCAAAATCAGTTAAAGAACTAAACGATCTTAAAATTACACGTGATACGACTCAATTAGCATTGGGTACGGGTTATTTCGATCATTTCAATGATACAAAACTTTCAGCTGAAACTTTAGAGAAATTAGTAGCTTCACCGCCTAAACAAAAAGAAATTGAAGTACAAGCCATGTATCAATTGTATCGTATTCATAAGGATCGTGATAAAGTACTTGAAGAAAAATACAAAAGCGAGATTCTAGGAAAATATCCAAATACCATTTATGCAGGATATATTTTAAATCCGGAAGTCGATTTTATTACAGCCGAAACAAAAGAAGCTTTGGCAGATTACGAAGCAACTTACCAATTGTATAAGGACGAAAAATACGAAGAAGTCAAAGCTCGTGTTGCTCAAGCCATTGAGAAATATCCAACAGAGATTATCATTGCAAAATTCGCATTGTTGAATGCATTTGCCGTGTCGAAGACTGAATCGAAGGAAAATTTTGAACGTGCCTTAGAAATTGTTGTATTAGCTTATGATAAAACAGATGAAGCCAAACGCGCGAAACAATTACTTGAAAAATTAAAAAATCCAACGAAGGAAAACTTCCCAACAGTGGAACCTCAAAAAAATCAAGAGAATAATGAAGGTTGGAGCCATGAAGAGGAATCTGAAAATGTGCCACCTCCTATGCCTGGAAGTCCAATTCGTAAATAA
- a CDS encoding acyl-CoA thioesterase, with product MIYKTVESSLITFSQLMLPSHSNFSGKIHGGYLLSLMDQIAFACASKYSGKYCVTASVDRVDFLTPVEVGELVTLNASVNYVGNTSMVIGIRVDSQNVQTGEVKHCNSSYFTMICKEENGEKAEAPKLILRSATEIRRFYKALHRIEEHKKAAMQVKDAMDYHSPDLINFLLENYNVKIHLDG from the coding sequence ATGATTTACAAAACAGTAGAAAGTTCATTGATTACTTTCTCACAGCTGATGCTACCATCGCACTCTAATTTTTCTGGAAAAATCCATGGTGGATATTTATTATCCTTAATGGATCAAATTGCTTTTGCATGTGCCTCGAAATATTCAGGAAAATATTGTGTCACAGCATCAGTAGATCGCGTAGATTTTTTAACGCCGGTAGAAGTAGGAGAATTGGTTACACTTAATGCTTCTGTTAATTATGTTGGAAATACCTCAATGGTCATTGGAATCCGCGTGGATAGCCAAAATGTACAAACAGGAGAAGTGAAGCATTGCAATTCGTCTTATTTTACAATGATCTGCAAGGAAGAAAATGGAGAAAAAGCAGAAGCGCCGAAATTAATTTTACGCTCAGCGACGGAAATTCGTCGTTTTTATAAAGCATTGCATCGCATAGAAGAACATAAAAAAGCGGCTATGCAGGTGAAAGATGCCATGGATTATCATTCGCCCGATTTAATTAATTTTCTTTTAGAAAATTACAATGTTAAAATCCATCTTGATGGGTAA